The sequence below is a genomic window from Candidatus Nanopelagicales bacterium.
ATCCAGGCGTAGTCGTCAACGGTCTCGACACCGTGCAGGACCCGGGTGGAAGAGCGGCGGGGGGCGACCGGAGGGGCCGGGTCGGCCGGGTCGGTCACGGGCGGAGTCACGGCGTCGGTGTCCACGGCGCGTGACGGTAGCGCACCGCCACCCTGCTGACTCACCGGTCAGCACGCACCGACGGACGTGTGAGCCCCGTCAGCCCAGCGAGGGACCGGCCACCAGGTCCAGCACGGCATCCACCGGCAGCGCGTGCGAGGTGTTGCCGTCCCTGCCGACGGTCGTCACGGCCGTCAGCAGGACGGTGAGCACCGCCTCCTCGGTGGCGTCGACGACGGCCTCGAAGTACGGGTCCAGGTCGCGGCCGCCGAGCCCGGCGGAGTCCGGCCGGGAGCCCCGCGGGGCCCGCAGCCCGGTGGCGGCGCACAGGAAGATCTCGCCGCTGCCGTGGTGCGCGGTGGAGCCGACCCGGGCCAGCCCCAGGCCCACTCGGGTCGCGAGCCGGTCGCAGGCGTGGTGGTCCAGCGGCGCGTCGGTGACGACGACGCCGATGCAGGACCCCGCCGGCGGCGGGTCGGCCTCCGCTGGCTGCGGCGGCTCGAGGACCCGGCCCACCGGGGTCCCGTCGACCGTCAGCCGGTCCCGCTGGCCGAAGTTGGCCAGCACCAGGACCCCGACCGTGTGCCCGTCCGGCAGCACCCGCGAGGCCGAGCCGATGCCGCCCTTCCAGCCGAAGCAGCTCATCCCCGTGCCCGCGCCGACCGCACCCTCGGCGGGGGCCGCCACCGACCCGGCGGACGCACGGGCCTCCGCCCACGCCGCCGCCACGTCGTCCTGCGTCACCTGCATGACGCCCGCGTACGACAGGAACGAGTCGTCGCACTCCCCGACCACCGGGATCACCACGTCGTCGGCGATCTCGGGCCGCTCGGCCAGCATCAGCGTGCAGGCGGCGTCGTACACCCTCCCCAGCTGCATCGTCGACGTGAGGAACACCGGGCTCTCCAGCAGCCCCCACTCGCGCACCGACAGCAGCCCCGTGCACTCGCCCGCCCCGTTGAGCACCGCGGCGCCCGCCGGCACCGGCGACGCCCACGCGTCCCCGCCGAGGTCGAGGACGGAGACCCCGGTGCGCGCGACGCCGCGGCCGGCGGGGGGACGGGGCTCGTCGCGCCACACCGTCGCGTGGCCGAGGCCCACGCCGGGGACGTCGAGGATCGAGCCGGTGGGGCCGGAGGGGAGCGAGCCGATGTGCAGGCCGAGGTCGGCGGGGCGGGGCATGCCTGCCAGCATGCCCGACGTGAGCGCCGCCGATATCCCCGTCGTCTGGGACGACGCCTGCACCGACCACCGCCCCGGGGGCGAGGTGTTCCTCGGGGTGCACACGCCGGGCACCGAGGTGCCCGAGCGGGCGGCGCTGATCCGCGACGCGCTGACCGGCCGTGGTCATCCGGTGGTCGCGGCGACGACGCACCCCGACGACGTGCTGCTGGCGGTCCACGACGCGGGCCTGGTCGAGCACCTGCGCACGGTGTGGTCGGAGTGGGAGGCGTCGGGTTTCCGCGACGACCCCGGTCAGGACCGGGTCGTGCCGTACCTGTTCCCCACCCCGGGGATGCTTCCCGGACAGGCGGTCCGACCGCCGGCCGCGCTGCACGCGCGGGCCGGCTTCTACTGCTACGACACGATGACGCTGGTCGGCCCGGGCACCTGGGAGGCGGCCCGCGGGGCCGTGGACGCGGCGCTGACGGCGGTCGACCTGGTGTGCGCCGGCGGCCCGGTGCGGCAGGCGTACGCGCTGTGCCGCCCCCCGGGGCACCACGCGACGGCGACCGCGTACGGCGGTTCCTGCTACCTCAACAACGCCGCGGTGGCGGCGACGGCCCTGCGGCTGAACGGGTTCGACCGGGTCGCCGTCGTCGACGTCGACGCCCACCACGCCAACGGGACGCAGTCGCTGTTCTACGACCGGGCCGACGTGCTGGTCGCCTCCGTGCACGTCGACCCGGACGCGGGCTGGTTCCCGCACTACCTCGGCCGCGCCGACGAGCGGGGATCCGGCCCGGGTGCCGGCGCGAACCTCAACCTCCCGCTCGCACCCGGCACGGGCGACGACGGCTGGCTGGCCGCCGTGGATCAGGCCGTCGACGCCGTACGCGGGCACGGGTCCGACGCCCTTGTCGTGTCGCTGGGGGTGGACGCGGCGGCGGACGACCCGGAGAGCCCGCTGCGGGTGACGGCGGACGGCTACCGCGCGGCGGGGGCGCGCCTGGGAGACCTTCGGCTGCCGACCGTGGTCGTCCAGGAGGGCGGCTACCACCTGCCCAGCGTCGGCGGCCTCGTGGCCGCGGCGCTCGACGGCCTGGGCTGCGCAGCGAGCGCACCCACCGGCGGCGCGTGACCCGCACCGTCGGGGGTGGAAGGCTGGGGCCGTGACCACTGGCGCACCTGTCGACATCCGCGGGCTGACGAAGGTCTTCGGCCGGGGAGCCGGGGCCGTCCACGCCGTGGAGGACCTCTCCTTCACCGTCGAGCCGGGGCGGGTGACCGGCTTCCTCGGCCCCAACGGGGCCGGCAAGACCACCACCCTGCGGTGCCTGCTGGGGCTGGTCACGCCCACCGCCGGGACCGCGACGATCGGCGGGCATGCGTACCGCGACCTGGAGGACCCGGAGAAGCAGGTGGGGTCGGCGCTGGAGGCGTCCGGGTTCCACCCGGGTCGGACCGCCCGGGACCACCTGCGCATCCTGGCGGCCGCCGCCGACCTCCCCGACGCCCGGGCCGACGCCGCGCTCGACCAGGTCGGCCTGGCCGACTCCGCACGCCGGCGCGTGGGCGGGTTCTCGCTCGGGATGCGGCAGCGCCTGGCGCTGGCCTCCGCCCTGCTGGGGGATCCCGCGGTCCTGGTCCTGGACGAGCCCGCGAACGGGCTGGACCCCGAGGGCATCGCGTGGCTGCGCGGCTTCCTGCGCTACCTGGCCGGTGACGGCCGGACCGTCTTGGTGTCCAGCCACGCCCTGGCCGAGGTGGAGCAGACCGTGGACGACGTGGTCATCGTCGCCCGCGGCCGGCTGGTGGCCACGGGCAGCCTGGCCGAGATCACGGCGGGCCGGGACGCCGGCACGCTGGTGCGCACCCCCGGGGCCGACACGCTCGCGGCCGCCCTGGAGGCCGGTGTCGACGGCGCGCGGCCGGACCGGATGGACCGCCCGGGTCCCGACACCCTGGTCGTGCACGGGATCACCGCCGCCCTCGTGGGCCGCGCGGCGCTGCGCGCGGGGGTCGAGCTGCACGAGCTGACACCCCAGCAGGACGACCTGGAGCGGGTGTTCCTCGACCTCACCGCACAGGGACCGGCGGACGTCGCGTCCGGGCCCCCCGGCGCGACCGCCTCGGGCGCCGCGCCCGGCACCCCGAACAGCACGAGCACTCCGGGACCGACGTCATGACCGCCGGGCTGCTGCGCTCGGAGTGGCGCAAGGTCATGACCACCCGGATGGTCATCGGCCTCACCATCGCCGCCCTCGCGTTCACCGCGCTGAACGTCGTCGCGCTGATCCTGGTGTCGGGCACCCAGGGCGCGCCGTCGCTCACCGACGAGGCGACCGTGCGCACCGTCTTCGCCTCCGCCGGCTCGGCCTCGGTGATCGTGCTGGTCCTGGGCATCATCTCGATGACCACCGAGTACCGGCACATGACGATCACGTCGTCGTTCCTCGCGACACCACGCCGAGGTCGGGTGGTGGCCGCGAAGATGGCCGTCAACGCCGTCGTCGGCATGCTGGTCGGGCTGCTGTGCTGGATCCTCGCCGTCGGGCTCGGGGCGGCGATGCTGCCGCTGAAGGACCATGCGCCGGTGCCCTGGGGCTCGGTCGTCCAGATCGGCGGCGGGGTGCTGCTCGCGTTCGCGATCTACGGGCTCGTCGGGGTCGCCGTGGGCGCGCTCATCCGCAACCAGGTCGCCGCCATCCTCATCGCCGTGGTGTGGGTGCTGCTCGTCGAGGCGCTGATCGTCGCCTTCCTGCCGGCCGTCGGACGCTGGCTGCCCGGCGGCGCGGCGAACGCCGTGCTCCAGGCGGGGGTGGACAGCGGCACCGGCGCGGGACCGCTGCAGCTGCTGCCGGTCTGGGGCGGCGCGGCCGTGCTGCTCGCGTACGGCGTCGTGTTCGCCGCGTTGGCGGCCGCGACCACGCTGCGCCGCGACATCACCTGAGACCTGAGCCCGGACCGACCGGGCATGCGCGGCAGAGAGCCCGGCGTCGCTTGGGGTCAGCTGGACGGAACGGCAGTCGGCAGCGAGGCGGGGTCGGAGAACGTCGAGGCGCAGTAGGGCGCGGCCTGGAAGGTGTCGTTGGCCGCGGTCACCTCGGCCACGGCCGTCGCGAGTGCCGTGGCGGAGTCGCGGACGTCGTTG
It includes:
- a CDS encoding P1 family peptidase; this encodes MPRPADLGLHIGSLPSGPTGSILDVPGVGLGHATVWRDEPRPPAGRGVARTGVSVLDLGGDAWASPVPAGAAVLNGAGECTGLLSVREWGLLESPVFLTSTMQLGRVYDAACTLMLAERPEIADDVVIPVVGECDDSFLSYAGVMQVTQDDVAAAWAEARASAGSVAAPAEGAVGAGTGMSCFGWKGGIGSASRVLPDGHTVGVLVLANFGQRDRLTVDGTPVGRVLEPPQPAEADPPPAGSCIGVVVTDAPLDHHACDRLATRVGLGLARVGSTAHHGSGEIFLCAATGLRAPRGSRPDSAGLGGRDLDPYFEAVVDATEEAVLTVLLTAVTTVGRDGNTSHALPVDAVLDLVAGPSLG
- a CDS encoding histone deacetylase family protein, which encodes MSAADIPVVWDDACTDHRPGGEVFLGVHTPGTEVPERAALIRDALTGRGHPVVAATTHPDDVLLAVHDAGLVEHLRTVWSEWEASGFRDDPGQDRVVPYLFPTPGMLPGQAVRPPAALHARAGFYCYDTMTLVGPGTWEAARGAVDAALTAVDLVCAGGPVRQAYALCRPPGHHATATAYGGSCYLNNAAVAATALRLNGFDRVAVVDVDAHHANGTQSLFYDRADVLVASVHVDPDAGWFPHYLGRADERGSGPGAGANLNLPLAPGTGDDGWLAAVDQAVDAVRGHGSDALVVSLGVDAAADDPESPLRVTADGYRAAGARLGDLRLPTVVVQEGGYHLPSVGGLVAAALDGLGCAASAPTGGA
- a CDS encoding ATP-binding cassette domain-containing protein produces the protein MTTGAPVDIRGLTKVFGRGAGAVHAVEDLSFTVEPGRVTGFLGPNGAGKTTTLRCLLGLVTPTAGTATIGGHAYRDLEDPEKQVGSALEASGFHPGRTARDHLRILAAAADLPDARADAALDQVGLADSARRRVGGFSLGMRQRLALASALLGDPAVLVLDEPANGLDPEGIAWLRGFLRYLAGDGRTVLVSSHALAEVEQTVDDVVIVARGRLVATGSLAEITAGRDAGTLVRTPGADTLAAALEAGVDGARPDRMDRPGPDTLVVHGITAALVGRAALRAGVELHELTPQQDDLERVFLDLTAQGPADVASGPPGATASGAAPGTPNSTSTPGPTS
- a CDS encoding ABC transporter permease encodes the protein MTAGLLRSEWRKVMTTRMVIGLTIAALAFTALNVVALILVSGTQGAPSLTDEATVRTVFASAGSASVIVLVLGIISMTTEYRHMTITSSFLATPRRGRVVAAKMAVNAVVGMLVGLLCWILAVGLGAAMLPLKDHAPVPWGSVVQIGGGVLLAFAIYGLVGVAVGALIRNQVAAILIAVVWVLLVEALIVAFLPAVGRWLPGGAANAVLQAGVDSGTGAGPLQLLPVWGGAAVLLAYGVVFAALAAATTLRRDIT